In Gemmatimonadetes bacterium T265, one DNA window encodes the following:
- a CDS encoding histidinol phosphate phosphatase: MSAGRLPDRPALLLHAAADVARVAGDVALRHFRAGPAGGALEVETKGDGSPVTIADRSAEQAARAWLAARYPADGILGEEFGRAGRGAARCWVLDPIDGTKTFVRGVPLWGTLVACVAQGADGAFGEVLAGAAYFPAVGELVAAAPGEGCWWNGARARVSDVATLAQATVCTTDPKFSHRPDRRGAWRQLEDGAGLSRSWGDCYGYLLVATGRAEAMVDAVVGDWDTAALLPVVEEAGGVFTSWEGVRTAFGGSAVATNAALAPAVRQALGGAP, translated from the coding sequence ATGTCTGCCGGCCGCCTTCCCGACCGCCCCGCCCTGCTGCTCCACGCCGCCGCCGACGTCGCCCGGGTGGCGGGGGACGTCGCGCTCCGGCACTTCCGCGCCGGCCCGGCCGGCGGCGCGCTCGAGGTCGAGACCAAGGGCGACGGCTCGCCGGTGACGATCGCGGACCGGTCGGCGGAGCAGGCCGCGCGGGCGTGGCTCGCGGCGCGCTACCCGGCGGACGGGATCCTGGGCGAGGAGTTCGGGCGCGCGGGGCGCGGCGCGGCGCGGTGCTGGGTGCTCGACCCGATCGACGGGACGAAAACCTTCGTCCGCGGCGTGCCGCTCTGGGGCACGCTCGTGGCCTGCGTCGCGCAGGGCGCGGACGGCGCGTTCGGCGAGGTGTTGGCCGGGGCCGCGTACTTCCCGGCGGTCGGCGAGCTCGTCGCGGCTGCGCCGGGCGAGGGGTGTTGGTGGAACGGGGCGCGGGCACGCGTCTCCGACGTCGCGACGCTCGCGCAGGCGACCGTTTGCACCACGGACCCGAAGTTCTCACACCGCCCCGACCGACGCGGGGCATGGCGGCAGCTCGAGGACGGCGCCGGGCTGTCGCGATCGTGGGGGGATTGTTACGGCTACCTGCTCGTCGCGACCGGGCGCGCGGAGGCGATGGTCGACGCCGTCGTCGGCGATTGGGACACGGCGGCGCTGCTGCCTGTCGTCGAGGAGGCAGGCGGCGTGTTCACGAGTTGGGAAGGCGTCCGCACGGCGTTCGGCGGCAGTGCGGTCGCGACGAATGCCGCGCTCGCCCCTGCCGTACGGCAGGCGCTGGGCGGAGCGCCGTAA
- the hisF gene encoding imidazole glycerol phosphate synthase subunit HisF, whose translation MLTRRLIVCLDVRGGRVVKGTQFVALRDVGDPVLLAERYESEGADEVTFLDISASAEERATLLDVVARTAERLFVPLTVGGGVRTADDVGRALRAGADKVSINSAAVRRPEVLTESAWRYGAQCVVASIDAKWDDAAGMFRVYVKGGREPTGLDAVAWARECVARGAGEVLLTSIDRDGARTGYDLPLTRAVAEAVDVPVIASGGAGEAAHVAAAIAEGGADAALVAGILHDGVTTVAALKGAMRGAGLAVRTTP comes from the coding sequence GTGCTCACCCGCCGGCTGATCGTGTGCCTCGACGTGCGCGGCGGCCGCGTCGTGAAGGGGACGCAGTTCGTCGCCCTGCGCGACGTCGGCGACCCCGTGTTATTAGCAGAACGCTACGAATCCGAGGGGGCGGACGAGGTCACCTTCCTCGACATCTCCGCCAGCGCGGAGGAGCGCGCGACGCTGCTCGACGTGGTGGCGCGCACGGCGGAGCGGCTGTTCGTCCCGCTCACCGTGGGCGGCGGGGTGCGCACGGCGGACGACGTCGGGCGGGCGCTCCGGGCGGGGGCGGACAAGGTCAGCATCAACTCCGCCGCCGTGCGCCGGCCCGAGGTGCTGACCGAGAGCGCGTGGCGCTACGGCGCGCAGTGCGTCGTCGCGAGCATCGACGCCAAGTGGGACGACGCGGCCGGGATGTTCCGCGTCTACGTCAAGGGCGGGCGCGAGCCGACCGGGCTCGACGCGGTCGCGTGGGCGCGCGAGTGCGTGGCGCGCGGGGCGGGGGAGGTGCTGCTCACGAGCATCGACCGCGACGGGGCGCGCACGGGGTACGACCTGCCGCTCACGCGCGCGGTGGCGGAGGCGGTGGACGTGCCGGTGATCGCGTCGGGGGGCGCGGGCGAGGCGGCGCACGTGGCCGCGGCGATCGCGGAGGGCGGCGCGGACGCGGCGCTCGTCGCGGGCATCCTGCACGACGGGGTGACGACGGTGGCCGCGCTCAAGGGCGCGATGCGCGGCGCCGGCCTGGCCGTGCGGACGACGCCATGA
- the hisB gene encoding imidazoleglycerol-phosphate dehydratase, with protein MTDRHTSAAGAPVTLVRETRETQIRVTIARGTGVADVDTSEPFLDHMLTALARYAGLDLAVHARGDLAHHLIEDVGIAVGEAVRTFAPATAARYGDRTVPMDDALVHACVDLGGRAWYEGPLPARLYDHWMQSFAFNARATLHLRVLRGRDRHHVVEAAFKALGLALRDALADTGAVFSTKGAVSTVVEGGAPSPGAAAPDAS; from the coding sequence ATGACCGATCGACACACGTCGGCCGCGGGCGCGCCCGTGACCCTCGTCCGCGAGACGCGCGAGACGCAGATCCGCGTCACGATCGCCCGCGGCACCGGCGTCGCCGACGTCGACACGTCGGAGCCGTTCCTCGACCACATGCTCACGGCGCTCGCGCGCTACGCGGGGCTCGACCTCGCGGTGCACGCGCGGGGCGACCTCGCGCACCACCTGATCGAGGACGTCGGCATCGCCGTCGGCGAGGCGGTCCGCACGTTCGCGCCCGCGACCGCGGCGCGCTACGGCGACCGCACGGTCCCGATGGACGACGCGCTCGTGCACGCCTGCGTCGACCTCGGCGGGCGCGCGTGGTACGAGGGGCCGCTGCCGGCGCGACTCTACGACCACTGGATGCAGTCGTTCGCCTTCAACGCGCGCGCGACGCTGCACCTGCGCGTGCTGCGCGGCCGCGACCGGCACCACGTGGTCGAGGCGGCGTTCAAGGCGTTAGGCCTCGCGCTCCGCGACGCGCTCGCCGACACGGGGGCGGTGTTCTCGACCAAGGGGGCCGTCAGCACGGTGGTCGAGGGCGGCGCGCCGTCGCCCGGGGCCGCGGCCCCGGACGCCTCCTAG
- the hisA gene encoding 1-(5-phosphoribosyl)-5-[(5-phosphoribosylamino) methylideneamino] imidazole-4-carboxamide isomerase produces MIVLPAVDLREGACVQLVGGAYADERVRLDDPLAAAREWARLGFRRLHVVDLDAATGRGSNAGVVEELVRHGGFDAVQVGGGVRDEDAIDRVLAFGAAAAVVGTRGVEDPDWLAETAERYPGALVLAADVRGRLVVTRGWERTLPKRVTDLVEELAGVPLAGLLVTAVHKEGQMQGVDRRLIEDVVEAATVPVLASGGVASAEDLRVLADCGAAGAVVGMALYTGALDARAVADEFGGGDE; encoded by the coding sequence GTGATCGTCCTCCCCGCGGTCGACCTCCGCGAGGGCGCGTGCGTGCAGCTCGTCGGCGGCGCGTACGCGGACGAGCGCGTGCGCCTCGACGACCCGCTCGCCGCCGCGCGCGAGTGGGCGCGGCTCGGCTTCCGCCGCCTGCACGTCGTCGACCTCGACGCGGCGACCGGGCGCGGCTCGAACGCCGGCGTGGTCGAGGAGCTCGTCCGCCACGGCGGCTTCGACGCCGTGCAGGTCGGCGGCGGGGTGCGCGACGAGGACGCGATCGACCGGGTGCTCGCGTTCGGCGCGGCGGCCGCGGTCGTCGGCACGCGCGGCGTCGAGGACCCGGACTGGCTGGCCGAGACGGCCGAGCGCTACCCGGGCGCGCTCGTGCTCGCGGCCGACGTGCGCGGGCGGCTCGTCGTGACGCGCGGGTGGGAGCGCACCCTGCCCAAGCGCGTGACCGACCTCGTCGAGGAGCTCGCGGGGGTGCCGCTCGCCGGACTCCTCGTCACGGCCGTGCACAAGGAGGGGCAGATGCAGGGCGTCGACCGGCGGCTCATCGAGGACGTGGTCGAGGCGGCGACGGTGCCGGTGCTCGCCTCGGGCGGGGTGGCGTCCGCTGAGGACCTGCGCGTGCTGGCCGACTGCGGCGCGGCGGGGGCGGTGGTCGGGATGGCACTCTACACCGGGGCGCTCGACGCGCGCGCGGTGGCCGACGAGTTCGGGGGAGGCGACGAATGA
- the hisH gene encoding imidazole glycerol phosphate synthase subunit HisH codes for MSGGARRAPRVTLFDYGAGNLHSLAKAIERAGAAVRVEADPAAAVEGTDALVLPGVGAFAAAAERLAPGRDAMRAALAAGLPALGICLGMQLLFEASDEGPGAGLALLPGRVTRIAARRVPQIGWNAVEPADPAAPDALVAASGLATAYYANSFVCRPDAPAACVTAWSEHEGDRFPAAVRAGRAVGVQFHPEKSSAPGVAYVAAWVGSL; via the coding sequence GTGAGCGGCGGGGCGCGGCGCGCGCCGCGGGTGACGCTCTTCGACTACGGCGCGGGGAACCTGCACTCGCTCGCGAAGGCGATCGAGCGCGCGGGCGCGGCCGTGCGGGTCGAAGCCGACCCCGCCGCGGCGGTCGAGGGCACGGACGCGCTCGTCCTCCCGGGCGTGGGCGCGTTCGCGGCGGCGGCGGAGCGGCTCGCGCCGGGGCGCGACGCGATGCGCGCGGCGCTCGCGGCCGGGCTCCCCGCGCTCGGCATCTGCCTCGGCATGCAGCTCCTCTTCGAGGCGAGCGACGAGGGGCCCGGCGCGGGGCTCGCCCTGCTGCCGGGACGCGTGACGCGGATCGCGGCGCGGCGCGTGCCGCAGATCGGCTGGAACGCCGTCGAGCCGGCGGACCCGGCGGCGCCCGACGCGCTCGTCGCGGCGTCGGGGCTCGCGACCGCCTACTACGCGAACAGCTTCGTCTGCCGCCCCGACGCGCCGGCGGCGTGCGTGACGGCGTGGAGCGAGCACGAGGGCGACCGGTTCCCGGCGGCGGTGCGCGCGGGGCGCGCGGTGGGCGTGCAGTTCCACCCCGAGAAGTCGAGCGCGCCGGGGGTAGCGTACGTGGCCGCGTGGGTGGGATCGCTGTGA
- the pat gene encoding putative phenylalanine aminotransferase, producing MTALGTKVGASTPAPRAGYDAIPLYAPATGGDAEAPCVADASDTVNLWGAPPDALAALRAVPPEALFTYPALYNADLKAPLAAYAGAAPDEVVTGCGSDDVIDCALRAFAEPGGVVAHAAPTFSMVPAYARANGMTPLGVPLAGADYAADADALLATDAAVIYLCSPNNPTSTALARATVERVVAGARGLVILDEAYAEYVRADDAAGAEVFTPEAPGWGRVLATRTLSKAFGLAGLRVGYGVGHPAVVRAVEKARGPFKVTYPAEAAARAALGSGDGALGWVRARARAAVAQRDALAAGLRALGMEPAPAAAHFVFVPVPDARAVAGRMRARHGVGVRVFDGLPAAVPALAASGGAALRVNAGPDAVQQRVLAALAAELGR from the coding sequence GTGACGGCGTTAGGCACGAAAGTAGGCGCGTCGACGCCGGCGCCCCGCGCGGGGTACGACGCGATCCCGCTCTACGCCCCCGCGACGGGCGGGGACGCAGAGGCCCCGTGCGTCGCGGACGCGAGCGACACGGTCAACCTCTGGGGCGCGCCGCCCGACGCGCTCGCGGCGCTCCGCGCCGTGCCGCCCGAGGCGCTCTTTACGTACCCCGCGCTCTACAACGCCGACCTGAAGGCGCCGCTCGCCGCGTACGCGGGCGCCGCCCCCGACGAGGTCGTCACCGGCTGCGGCTCCGACGACGTGATCGACTGCGCGCTCCGCGCCTTCGCCGAGCCGGGGGGCGTGGTCGCGCACGCGGCGCCGACGTTCTCGATGGTCCCGGCCTACGCGCGGGCGAACGGGATGACGCCGTTAGGCGTCCCGCTCGCCGGCGCGGACTACGCCGCCGACGCCGACGCGCTGCTCGCGACCGACGCGGCCGTGATCTACCTCTGCTCGCCCAACAACCCGACCTCGACCGCGCTCGCGCGCGCGACGGTCGAGCGCGTCGTCGCGGGCGCCCGCGGGCTCGTCATCCTCGACGAGGCGTACGCGGAATACGTGCGCGCCGACGACGCGGCCGGCGCGGAGGTCTTCACCCCCGAGGCGCCCGGGTGGGGGCGCGTGCTCGCGACGCGGACGCTGAGCAAGGCGTTCGGGCTGGCGGGGCTGCGCGTGGGGTACGGCGTGGGGCACCCGGCGGTGGTGCGCGCCGTGGAGAAGGCCCGCGGTCCGTTCAAGGTCACCTACCCGGCCGAGGCGGCCGCGCGCGCCGCGTTAGGCTCTGGCGACGGCGCGCTCGGCTGGGTGCGGGCGCGGGCGCGGGCCGCGGTCGCGCAGCGCGACGCGCTCGCGGCCGGGCTCCGCGCGTTAGGCATGGAGCCCGCGCCGGCGGCGGCGCACTTCGTCTTCGTGCCCGTGCCCGACGCGCGCGCGGTCGCCGGCCGGATGCGCGCGCGACACGGTGTGGGCGTGCGGGTGTTCGACGGGCTCCCCGCGGCGGTACCCGCGCTCGCCGCGAGCGGCGGGGCGGCGCTCCGCGTCAACGCGGGACCCGACGCGGTACAGCAGCGCGTGCTCGCCGCGCTCGCGGCGGAGCTGGGGCGGTGA
- the hisD gene encoding histidinol dehydrogenase, translating into MSGRRGGNRGGKTTVSAGVAEDLRAAEAERAVPLAATAGDAADEPRLRLRVRGRVAGLAAAERRVLFDRAPGAADAAVPARVAAIVARVRREGDAALVAMAREFDGAELGAPGGPDGGAEGAPRLEVPRAEWRAALEDVDAGLRRAMERAVANVRAVHEAFKPRGTEVEPEPGVLVGRRPDPLGRVGVYAPGGRAAYPSSLVMGVVPAKVAGVGEVVVCSPPAGADGLPSAVVLAAAALAGADRVFAVGGAGAVAAMAYGTESVPRVDRIVGPGNAYVAEAKLQVARVCGIDSPAGPSELLVVADHTADPAAVARELVAQAEHDPLAAVVCVAVGDETAEQVEAALAALVPDAPRRAIVEAALAGQGAVLVAQTYDEAAAFASDYAAEHLQLAIGEPEQKMVLARLRNTGTVFLGETTSVAYGDYMTGANHVLPTGGLARSYSGLSTLDFVRWTTYQRVTPQAAAKLAYDVGRFADAEGLPGHAEAARAWMKTRDGGRTRLAERAFRRRLRRIAAEAGGELLGDDPAGDAAEDGAG; encoded by the coding sequence GTGAGCGGGCGGCGGGGCGGGAATCGCGGCGGGAAGACGACGGTCTCGGCCGGCGTGGCGGAGGACCTGCGCGCGGCCGAGGCGGAGCGCGCCGTGCCGCTCGCGGCGACCGCGGGCGACGCGGCCGACGAGCCGCGCCTCCGGCTCCGCGTCCGCGGGCGCGTCGCCGGGCTCGCGGCCGCCGAGCGGCGCGTGCTCTTCGACCGCGCGCCCGGCGCGGCCGACGCCGCGGTGCCCGCGCGCGTGGCCGCGATCGTCGCGCGCGTGCGGCGCGAGGGCGACGCGGCGCTCGTCGCGATGGCGCGCGAGTTCGACGGGGCGGAGTTGGGCGCGCCCGGGGGGCCGGACGGGGGCGCGGAGGGCGCCCCGCGCCTCGAGGTGCCGCGCGCGGAGTGGCGCGCCGCGCTCGAGGACGTCGACGCCGGGCTCCGCCGCGCGATGGAGCGCGCGGTCGCGAACGTGCGCGCGGTGCACGAGGCGTTCAAACCCAGGGGCACCGAGGTCGAGCCCGAGCCCGGGGTCCTCGTCGGCCGCCGCCCCGACCCGTTAGGCCGCGTCGGCGTCTACGCGCCCGGCGGGCGCGCGGCGTACCCCAGCTCGCTCGTCATGGGCGTCGTCCCGGCCAAGGTCGCGGGGGTGGGGGAGGTCGTCGTCTGCTCGCCGCCCGCGGGCGCGGACGGGCTGCCGAGCGCGGTCGTGCTCGCGGCGGCCGCGCTCGCCGGCGCGGACCGGGTGTTCGCGGTAGGCGGCGCGGGCGCGGTCGCGGCGATGGCCTACGGCACCGAGAGCGTGCCGCGCGTCGACCGCATCGTCGGCCCGGGCAACGCGTACGTGGCCGAGGCGAAGCTGCAGGTCGCCCGGGTCTGCGGCATCGACTCGCCCGCGGGCCCGAGCGAGCTGCTCGTCGTCGCCGACCACACGGCCGACCCCGCGGCGGTCGCGCGCGAGCTCGTCGCGCAGGCCGAGCACGACCCGCTCGCCGCGGTGGTCTGCGTGGCCGTGGGGGACGAGACCGCGGAGCAGGTCGAGGCCGCGCTCGCCGCGCTCGTGCCCGACGCGCCGCGGCGTGCGATCGTCGAGGCCGCGCTCGCCGGGCAGGGCGCGGTGCTCGTCGCGCAGACCTACGACGAGGCGGCCGCGTTCGCCTCCGACTACGCGGCCGAGCACCTGCAGCTCGCGATCGGCGAGCCGGAGCAGAAGATGGTCCTCGCCCGCCTCCGCAACACGGGCACGGTCTTCCTCGGCGAGACGACCTCGGTCGCCTACGGCGACTACATGACCGGCGCCAACCACGTGCTCCCCACGGGCGGGCTCGCGCGGAGCTACAGCGGGCTCTCGACGCTCGACTTCGTGCGCTGGACGACGTACCAGCGCGTCACGCCGCAGGCCGCGGCGAAGCTCGCCTACGACGTCGGGCGGTTCGCGGACGCGGAGGGGCTGCCGGGGCACGCGGAGGCCGCGCGGGCGTGGATGAAGACCCGCGACGGCGGGCGCACGCGGCTGGCCGAGCGCGCGTTCCGCCGGCGGCTGCGCCGGATCGCGGCGGAGGCCGGGGGCGAGCTGCTGGGCGACGACCCGGCCGGCGACGCGGCGGAGGACGGGGCCGGGTGA
- a CDS encoding ATP phosphoribosyltransferase translates to MGARGSCGARNLAAGPEFRKGARPRHLAGMLRIALPNKGRLADDARELFADAGLPARVRGDRALTASLGGEFEAIFVRAADVPEFVADGAADAGVTGWDLVCESGRTLDALLDLGFGRCRVVVAARDGAREGARDAGRDDAPVRVATVFPRLAGRYFAAAGRAFDLVPMSGAVEVAPHLGIADVIVDLTSTGSTLKMNGLREVATVLESSARLVAAPGATAPEGGAASPKQQAMGELVTALASVLRARDKRYVMANVPRAALDDVKRVLPGLNGPTVIDILNGGEHVAVHAVAAAATIYRTIAQLKALGAEGILVTRIERLMP, encoded by the coding sequence GTGGGGGCGCGGGGGTCGTGCGGGGCGCGCAACCTTGCCGCGGGTCCCGAGTTTCGCAAGGGCGCCCGCCCCCGCCATCTTGCGGGCATGCTCCGCATCGCCCTCCCCAACAAAGGCCGCCTCGCCGACGACGCGCGCGAACTGTTCGCCGACGCCGGGCTGCCCGCGCGCGTGCGGGGCGACCGCGCGCTCACCGCGTCGTTAGGCGGCGAGTTCGAGGCGATCTTCGTCCGCGCGGCCGACGTCCCCGAGTTCGTCGCCGACGGCGCGGCCGACGCGGGCGTCACCGGGTGGGACCTCGTCTGCGAGAGCGGCCGGACGCTCGACGCCCTCCTCGACCTGGGCTTCGGCCGCTGCCGCGTCGTCGTCGCCGCCCGCGACGGCGCCCGCGAGGGCGCCCGCGACGCGGGACGCGACGACGCGCCCGTGCGCGTCGCGACCGTCTTCCCCCGCCTCGCCGGGCGCTACTTCGCCGCCGCCGGCCGCGCCTTCGACCTCGTACCGATGTCCGGCGCGGTCGAGGTCGCCCCGCACCTCGGCATCGCCGACGTCATCGTCGACCTCACCTCCACCGGCTCGACGCTCAAGATGAACGGCCTGCGCGAGGTCGCGACGGTGCTCGAGTCGAGCGCGCGCCTCGTCGCCGCGCCCGGCGCGACCGCGCCCGAGGGGGGGGCCGCCTCGCCGAAGCAGCAGGCGATGGGCGAGCTCGTCACCGCGCTCGCCTCGGTGCTCCGCGCGCGCGACAAGCGCTACGTGATGGCCAACGTCCCGCGCGCCGCGCTCGACGACGTCAAGCGCGTACTCCCCGGCCTCAACGGGCCCACGGTGATCGACATCCTGAACGGCGGCGAGCACGTCGCCGTGCACGCGGTGGCCGCCGCGGCGACCATCTACCGCACGATCGCGCAGCTCAAAGCGTTAGGCGCCGAGGGGATCCTCGTGACGCGCATCGAACGGCTGATGCCGTGA
- a CDS encoding hypothetical protein (possible pseudo due to internal stop codon) has protein sequence MNKSELIQHVADEAELSRAQAARIVNLLFDPTGGVIAKAIKKGETVSITGFGNFEQRQRGARTFRNPRTGDPVKAKAMKVPAFRAGATLRATIRGAKAAKKATA, from the coding sequence ATGAACAAATCGGAACTCATCCAGCACGTGGCCGACGAGGCCGAACTGTCGCGCGCGCAGGCCGCGCGCATCGTGAACCTGCTCTTCGACCCGACGGGCGGGGTGATCGCGAAGGCGATCAAGAAGGGCGAGACGGTCTCGATCACCGGCTTCGGCAACTTCGAGCAGCGGCAGCGCGGGGCGCGCACGTTCCGCAACCCGCGCACGGGGGACCCGGTGAAGGCGAAGGCGATGAAGGTGCCCGCGTTCCGGGCCGGGGCGACGCTGCGGGCGACGATCCGCGGGGCGAAAGCCGCCAAGAAGGCGACCGCGTAG
- the uvsE gene encoding UV DNA damage endonuclease: MIRWGLCCQFVDATSIKFRTATHRYVSGLDPAARRDYLAGIARDNAAALAQAVEFCYVLGIGAFRVNSQILPLATHPVTGYTLGSLDEAADLAAEFAAVRPLAESLGIRLSFHPDQFVVLNSERESVREASRQELEMQGYVAELVGADLLTLHVGGATGGVDAAIDRLERALDTLSPRARARLGFENDDRLFAPSDLLPLCARAGVALVYDSHHHRCHPDALTVDEASLRAAETWAGRDPALGFAAREPYFHVSSPRDGWDAKNPRPHGDYVDPADVPALWRLMDVTVDVEAKEKERAVLAIKAAIDGEDAVLVGVPAPGMPAPLMELAV, from the coding sequence ATGATCCGCTGGGGCCTCTGCTGTCAGTTTGTCGACGCCACGTCCATCAAGTTCCGGACGGCGACCCACCGCTACGTCTCCGGCCTCGACCCGGCCGCGCGGCGCGACTACCTCGCCGGCATCGCGCGCGACAACGCCGCCGCCCTCGCCCAAGCCGTCGAGTTCTGCTACGTGCTCGGCATCGGCGCGTTCCGCGTCAACAGCCAGATCCTGCCGCTCGCCACGCATCCGGTCACCGGCTACACCCTCGGCTCGCTCGACGAGGCGGCCGACCTCGCCGCCGAGTTCGCCGCGGTGCGGCCACTCGCCGAGTCGCTCGGCATCCGCCTCTCGTTCCACCCGGACCAGTTCGTCGTGCTCAACTCCGAGCGCGAGAGCGTCCGCGAGGCGTCGCGCCAGGAGCTCGAGATGCAGGGCTACGTGGCCGAACTCGTCGGGGCGGACCTGCTCACCCTCCACGTCGGCGGTGCGACGGGCGGGGTCGACGCGGCGATCGACCGCCTCGAGCGCGCCCTCGACACGCTCTCGCCTCGCGCCCGCGCGCGGCTCGGCTTCGAGAACGACGACCGGCTGTTCGCGCCGAGCGATCTCCTGCCGCTCTGCGCGCGGGCGGGCGTCGCGCTGGTCTACGACTCGCACCACCACCGCTGCCACCCGGACGCGCTCACCGTCGACGAGGCGTCGCTGCGCGCGGCCGAGACGTGGGCGGGGCGGGACCCGGCGCTCGGGTTCGCGGCGCGCGAGCCGTACTTTCACGTTTCGTCGCCGCGCGACGGCTGGGACGCGAAGAACCCGCGCCCGCACGGCGACTACGTCGACCCGGCGGACGTCCCTGCGCTGTGGCGACTGATGGACGTCACGGTCGACGTCGAGGCGAAGGAGAAGGAGCGCGCCGTGCTCGCGATCAAGGCGGCGATCGACGGCGAGGACGCCGTGCTCGTGGGGGTGCCCGCGCCGGGGATGCCTGCACCGCTGATGGAGCTCGCCGTCTGA
- the mucD gene encoding peptidase S1, which produces MTRTTSRLKVAGAGVAAAALLGAGALVRAAVPPNPAPGTTTVSPVVANSPATTRLEELNDAFASVAARVKPSVVYITAVERARAVAQGDGEQMMPQLPPEFAPFFRQFGGPQGMQAPGGRLPGRGTPRGAPHGAIGAGSGFIVSSDGYILTNNHVVADAERVTVRLLDRREFTAKVVGTDPSTDVAVLKIDATGLTPAPLGNSDATRVGEWVLAVGNPMGERLSFTVTQGIISAKGRALDLPNSSARSIQDFIQTDAAINPGNSGGPLVNVRGEVIGINSAIASTTGSYTGYGFAVPISLAHQVMDQIVAHGRVSRAALGISVRDAGADDAAYVGLPSARGVLVEDFPDAGSPARRAGLQQGDVIVAVDGQQVDYVSQLQEKVAFRKAGEMVALDVARKGGARATVRVPLQTVSDRGTTAARTDAPADAGDDARAPVGHLGIQVAPLDGATAQQLQLPSDVRGVVVAGVQDGSPAAGRLAEPGSGGPDVITSVEGTAVQSPADLRAALGRYRAGDIVTLGVYNAPAKTRRVERVRIGG; this is translated from the coding sequence ATGACTCGCACCACGTCCCGCCTCAAGGTCGCCGGCGCCGGTGTGGCCGCCGCCGCCCTGCTCGGCGCCGGCGCGCTCGTCCGCGCGGCCGTCCCGCCCAACCCCGCGCCCGGCACGACGACCGTCTCGCCGGTGGTCGCGAACTCGCCCGCGACGACGCGCCTCGAAGAGCTGAACGACGCGTTCGCCTCGGTGGCGGCGCGCGTCAAGCCGAGCGTCGTCTACATCACCGCGGTCGAGCGCGCGCGCGCCGTCGCGCAGGGCGACGGCGAACAGATGATGCCGCAGCTCCCGCCCGAGTTCGCCCCCTTCTTCCGCCAGTTCGGCGGGCCGCAGGGGATGCAGGCGCCTGGTGGGCGCCTCCCCGGCCGCGGGACCCCGCGCGGCGCGCCGCACGGCGCGATCGGCGCCGGCTCGGGCTTCATCGTCTCGAGCGACGGCTACATCCTCACCAACAACCACGTCGTCGCCGACGCCGAGCGGGTGACGGTGCGGCTGCTCGACCGGCGCGAGTTCACCGCGAAGGTCGTCGGCACCGACCCGAGCACCGACGTCGCCGTGCTCAAGATCGACGCGACCGGGCTCACCCCCGCCCCGCTCGGCAACAGCGACGCGACGCGCGTCGGCGAGTGGGTGCTCGCGGTCGGCAACCCGATGGGCGAGCGCCTCTCGTTCACCGTCACGCAGGGCATCATCAGCGCCAAGGGCCGCGCGCTCGACTTGCCTAACAGCTCGGCGCGCAGCATCCAGGACTTCATCCAGACCGACGCGGCCATCAACCCCGGCAACTCGGGCGGCCCGCTCGTCAACGTGCGCGGCGAGGTGATCGGCATCAACTCCGCCATCGCCAGCACGACGGGGAGCTACACGGGCTACGGCTTCGCCGTGCCGATCTCGCTCGCGCACCAGGTCATGGACCAGATCGTCGCGCACGGCCGCGTCTCGCGCGCCGCGCTCGGCATCTCGGTCCGCGACGCGGGCGCGGACGACGCGGCCTACGTCGGGCTGCCGAGCGCGCGCGGGGTGCTCGTCGAGGACTTTCCCGACGCCGGGTCGCCGGCCCGCCGCGCGGGGCTGCAGCAGGGCGACGTGATCGTCGCGGTCGACGGCCAACAGGTCGACTACGTGAGCCAGCTGCAGGAGAAGGTCGCCTTCCGGAAGGCGGGGGAGATGGTCGCCCTCGACGTGGCCCGCAAGGGCGGCGCGCGCGCCACGGTGCGCGTCCCGCTGCAGACGGTCTCCGACCGCGGCACCACGGCCGCGCGCACCGACGCGCCGGCCGACGCGGGCGACGACGCGCGGGCGCCGGTCGGGCACCTCGGCATCCAGGTAGCGCCGCTCGACGGCGCCACGGCCCAGCAGCTCCAGCTGCCGTCCGACGTGCGCGGCGTGGTCGTCGCGGGCGTGCAGGACGGGAGCCCGGCCGCGGGCCGCCTGGCCGAGCCGGGGAGCGGCGGCCCGGACGTGATCACGAGCGTCGAAGGGACGGCGGTACAGAGCCCCGCCGACCTCCGCGCGGCGCTCGGCCGCTACCGCGCGGGCGACATCGTCACACTCGGCGTCTATAACGCGCCGGCCAAGACGCGCCGCGTCGAGCGGGTGCGGATCGGCGGCTGA